Proteins co-encoded in one Neofelis nebulosa isolate mNeoNeb1 chromosome 2, mNeoNeb1.pri, whole genome shotgun sequence genomic window:
- the CCNYL1 gene encoding cyclin-Y-like protein 1 isoform X2 codes for MVSPGQLTKKYSSCSTIFLDDSTVSQPNLRTTIKCVTLAIYYHIKNRDANRSLDIFDERSHPLTREKVPEEYFKHDPEHKFIYRFVRTLFSAAQLTAECAIVTLVYLERLLTYAEIDICPTNWKRIVLGAILLASKVWDDQAVWNVDYCQILKDITVEDMNEMERHFLELLQFNINVPASVYAKYYFDLRSLADDNNLNFLFAPLSKERAQNLEAISRLCEDKYKDLCRAAMRRSFSADNFIGIQRSNAILS; via the exons GTATCTCCAGGGCAGCTTACTAAAAAGTATAGCTCATGCTCAACAATATTTCTAGATGACAGCACAGTCAGCCAGCCTAATCTTAGAACCACAATAAAATG TGTGACCTTAGCAATATACTACCACATAAAGAACAG agatGCAAATAGATCCTTGGATATTTTTGATGAGAGATCACATCCACTCACA cGAGAAAAAGTTCCAGAGGAGTACTTTAAGCATGATCCTgaacacaaatttatttacaGATTTGTTCGTACTCTTTTCAGTGCTGCACAGCTAACAGCCGAATGTGCAATAGTAACTTTG GTTTACTTAGAAAGGCTTTTAACTTATGCTGAGATCGACATTTGTCCCACTAACTGGAAAAGAATTGTTTTGGGAGCCATTCTTCTTGCCTCCAAGGTTTGGGACGATCAGGCTGTATGGAATGTGGACTACTGCCAGATCCTCAAGGACATTACAGTTGAGGACAT GAATGAGATGGAAAGGCATTTTTTGGAGCTACTTCAGTTTAATATTAATGTTCCCGCCAGTGTTTATGCCAAATACTACTTTGACCTTCGCTCCTTAGCAGATGACAACAACTTGAATTTTCTGTTTGCTCCTCTTAGCAAAGAAAGAGCACAGAACCTAGAG GCCATTTCCAGGTTGTGTGAAGACAAATACAAAGACTTGTGCAGAGCTGCTATGAGAAGGTCTTTCAGCGCTGATAATTTCATTGGTATCCAGCGCTCTAATGCCATCCTCTCttaa